Proteins co-encoded in one Brassica oleracea var. oleracea cultivar TO1000 chromosome C4, BOL, whole genome shotgun sequence genomic window:
- the LOC106339398 gene encoding glycerophosphodiester phosphodiesterase GDPD2 isoform X2, protein MALRTVLVADVPSLPDSVYGLSEEMSKPTSFKMPGFSVIGHRGNGMNVLQSSDRRTRGFKENSILSFNSAAKFPIDFIEFDVQVTKDDCPVIFHDDFIYSQENGVVNESRVTDLSLSEFLLYGPQKEAEKIGKTLMRKSKEGQVLKWDVDSDDPLCTLQEAFERVDQSLGFNIELKFDDQIVYEREFLVHVLRTVLQVVFDYAKDRPVIFSSFQPDAAQLVRELQSTYPVYFLTDAGNQMYKDERRNSLEEAIKVCLEGKLQGIVSEVKGVFRNPSAIAKIKESNLSLLTYGKLNNVGEAVYMQYVMGIDGVIVDFVEEISESVTLMMIRPPSPSSPLPSSASKDDVAAIARPEFSQKEIDFLLKLLSQLIQH, encoded by the exons ATGGCTCTTCGTACTGTCCTCGTAGCCGACGTCCCCAGCCTCCCTGATTCCGTTTACGGATTATCCGAAG AGATGAGCAAACCGACATCGTTTAAGATGCCTGGATTCTCTGTGATCGGGCACAGAGGAAATGGTATGAATGTGTTGCAATCATCTGATCGGAGAACCAGAGGGTTTAAAGAAAACTCTATCCTCTCTTTCAATTCCGCCGCCAAGTTCCCCATCGATTTCATTGAGTTCGATGTTCAG GTTACAAAAGATGATTGTCCAGTCATTTTCCACGATGATTTCATCTACTCTCAAGAGAAT GGTGTTGTTAATGAGAGTAGAGTGACTGACTTGAGCCTCTCTGAGTTCCTCCTCTATGGACCTCAGAAAGAAGCTGAGAAAATAGGCAAGACCCTTATGAGGAAATCTAAAGAAGGTCAGGTTTTGAAATGGGACGTTGACTCTGATGATCCCCTTTGCACGCTACAAGAAGCTTTCGAAAGAGTTGACCAATCTCTAGGGTTCAATATCGAGTTGAAATTCGATGATCAGATTGTCTATGAACGAGAATTTCTTGTCCATGTCCTCAGAACAGTTCTTCAG GTGGTGTTTGATTATGCTAAAGACAGACCAGTGATCTTCTCAAGTTTCCAACCAGATGCAGCACAGCTTGTTAGGGAACTACAGAGCACTTACCCT GTTTACTTCCTGACTGATGCGGGGAACCAAATGTACAAAGATGAGAGAAGAAACTCACTAGAAGAAGCCATAAAGGTTTGCTTGGAAGGAAAGCTACAAGGCATTGTTTCAGAGGTAAAAGGAGTTTTCAGAAACCCATCAGCCATTGCCAAGATCAAAGAATCTAACCTCTCTCTCCTTACATACGGCAAACTCAA CAATGTGGGGGAGGCAGTGTACATGCAATATGTGATGGGGATTGATGGAGTGATTGTAGACTTTGTTGAGGAAATTTCTGAGTCAGTAACACTCATGATGATTCGACCACCATCACCATCATCACCATTACCATCATCAGCTTCGAAGGATGATGTTGCTGCCATTGCAAGACCTGAGTTTTCACAAAAGGAGATTGATTTTCTTCTCAAGCTTCTCTCACAGTTGATACAACATTGA
- the LOC106339398 gene encoding glycerophosphodiester phosphodiesterase GDPD2 isoform X1: MALRTVLVADVPSLPDSVYGLSEGLEMSKPTSFKMPGFSVIGHRGNGMNVLQSSDRRTRGFKENSILSFNSAAKFPIDFIEFDVQVTKDDCPVIFHDDFIYSQENGVVNESRVTDLSLSEFLLYGPQKEAEKIGKTLMRKSKEGQVLKWDVDSDDPLCTLQEAFERVDQSLGFNIELKFDDQIVYEREFLVHVLRTVLQVVFDYAKDRPVIFSSFQPDAAQLVRELQSTYPVYFLTDAGNQMYKDERRNSLEEAIKVCLEGKLQGIVSEVKGVFRNPSAIAKIKESNLSLLTYGKLNNVGEAVYMQYVMGIDGVIVDFVEEISESVTLMMIRPPSPSSPLPSSASKDDVAAIARPEFSQKEIDFLLKLLSQLIQH, from the exons ATGGCTCTTCGTACTGTCCTCGTAGCCGACGTCCCCAGCCTCCCTGATTCCGTTTACGGATTATCCGAAGGT TTAGAGATGAGCAAACCGACATCGTTTAAGATGCCTGGATTCTCTGTGATCGGGCACAGAGGAAATGGTATGAATGTGTTGCAATCATCTGATCGGAGAACCAGAGGGTTTAAAGAAAACTCTATCCTCTCTTTCAATTCCGCCGCCAAGTTCCCCATCGATTTCATTGAGTTCGATGTTCAG GTTACAAAAGATGATTGTCCAGTCATTTTCCACGATGATTTCATCTACTCTCAAGAGAAT GGTGTTGTTAATGAGAGTAGAGTGACTGACTTGAGCCTCTCTGAGTTCCTCCTCTATGGACCTCAGAAAGAAGCTGAGAAAATAGGCAAGACCCTTATGAGGAAATCTAAAGAAGGTCAGGTTTTGAAATGGGACGTTGACTCTGATGATCCCCTTTGCACGCTACAAGAAGCTTTCGAAAGAGTTGACCAATCTCTAGGGTTCAATATCGAGTTGAAATTCGATGATCAGATTGTCTATGAACGAGAATTTCTTGTCCATGTCCTCAGAACAGTTCTTCAG GTGGTGTTTGATTATGCTAAAGACAGACCAGTGATCTTCTCAAGTTTCCAACCAGATGCAGCACAGCTTGTTAGGGAACTACAGAGCACTTACCCT GTTTACTTCCTGACTGATGCGGGGAACCAAATGTACAAAGATGAGAGAAGAAACTCACTAGAAGAAGCCATAAAGGTTTGCTTGGAAGGAAAGCTACAAGGCATTGTTTCAGAGGTAAAAGGAGTTTTCAGAAACCCATCAGCCATTGCCAAGATCAAAGAATCTAACCTCTCTCTCCTTACATACGGCAAACTCAA CAATGTGGGGGAGGCAGTGTACATGCAATATGTGATGGGGATTGATGGAGTGATTGTAGACTTTGTTGAGGAAATTTCTGAGTCAGTAACACTCATGATGATTCGACCACCATCACCATCATCACCATTACCATCATCAGCTTCGAAGGATGATGTTGCTGCCATTGCAAGACCTGAGTTTTCACAAAAGGAGATTGATTTTCTTCTCAAGCTTCTCTCACAGTTGATACAACATTGA